The genomic stretch AATAATTTATCACTTatgttttgaataaattttgtcTAAATAATTCAAaaccacttaattaattaagatgttttattttttattatcaagcACGTCTTAACTTATTAAGATATGAATTCATTAAGTTTAAACGCTGAATTGGATTGTCTAGCAGGACCTAAGTATCCTTCTTTCTTGTGTTCTTTTCGGTGAAAATTACTACATACTACATGTGAAGTAAAAAACCTTTTGATTCTACTTCTAAGATAATAATGCATTATATCCATGCTATTTCATTACTGCAGGATAAAATTGAACTACAACTGCACAGCACTAACTTTAAATATCGAAATCGCAAAACCCGTTACTTAATGGTCGTAAATCTCTTGATCATAATGgatatgatttttatttttttcatgcTGAATATATTTGTGCattgaaatttgtgactttTGGATAACTATATATACCATTTTAAAAGCGGAAGAATATTAAAAGTACAAAGCCTTTTGATCCCCAAATTTCAGAATCAATTTAAGAGTTTTGCAAATATATAAAGCTTTGGGCCTTTGGGTTTCATAAAGCCCACTTTAAACAGACCCGAAATTGCAATTACAGTGAGGACTTCCCAGAACTCCGATCCATTTCTTAAACCCTCTGGACCTTAAAACCCCTGATCAGAACTGCACTGCCTAGCTCCACCAGGCCACCCAGAAATGGCGTCCTCGGTCTCGGGGACGATCGTCCCAAGATTCACGGCCGACACTCTCCGCTCCGCCGCCAAACTCTCCCAAGGCTGCCACGTGGTCCCCGTCGGCCTCCGCCGGGCCATCAAAAAATACATCCGTGGTACACATGTATTCCCATCTCTCGCTGCACACAAGGTGAATTGATCTTAAAAGGTTTGTGATTGAACATTTTCTTGATCATTGTTTTGTTGTAGAAAAAGAGGACCCACATATGAAAAGGAAAGTGTTGAGCTTGTCTGAATCCTTTCACGAAGTCAAGGAAGTGAATCTGCTGCTGCCGACGTCGACTTCAAAGGAGCTAGTGGAAGATCCCCTGAAGAGCATGCAAAGCTCAAAAAGATGGAAGATTAAGAGTGCTTATGGGGACATTGGCCTCAAGTATAGAGATGATGAGACTATTGCCTACGTGGCATCTCGGATGCCGGCCGTCTATGCAGCTTGCTACAGAGTCCTCAGCGAGGTAACGCAATTTATAAACTAAAGCGAGCCCATTTGAATATTTCAGTTGTTGGGTATAGTTAGAAATGTAAAGCCCCACAATGAGAAATGTAAAgttgttttttttctctctgttttttgttgcaaattttAAGGTGAAGAGGAGATTGCCGGATTTTTCTCCTGCTAAGGTGTTGGATTTTGGGGCTGGGACTGGTTCTGCAATGTGGTGAGTAATTTGCTAGGAGGGGGGAGGTGGGGTGTGTGTGTGTAATGGCATTGATGGTTGAACTTTGTTGCTGTGAAGGGCTCTGAGAGAGGTTTGGCCGAAGTCGATGGAAAAGATCAATTTGATAGAGCCATCACAGTGTATGCAGCGGGCGGGGCAGAGGCTTATAAAAGGTAAATATTTGCTGCATTGCTTGAGTTCGAACAATCCTTACGTTCTCACTCGTCTAACTTCTTCCTTTAGCTGTTTACGTATGGAGTCTTATCGAGTCTTATAAAATGTTTACGCATGGAGTCTTATAAAGGTTCCCTTTTTCCACTCCTATTTCACGTTGTTAGTACAGATGCTTGAAGTACCTTCAGTTTAATTGCTAaagattatttttgtacaatTCAATAagcccaaaaaggaaaaaagtgaaATTAAGTTTAGGTAAAGAAATTAGATTATTGTTTTCTTTGAACATGGATACCACAATACAGCAACTGGATGTATTGATTGCTGTACCTTTTAACTGAAACAAATTCCAACCTAATTTCTTGAATTCCAATGTAGATGAGCAGTATGTCGAATTAAGTGTTCTTAGGCATTTAGAGTTACTAAGCAGACAGCCTTGCAAAATAACGGGGAGCTTCATATGCTTTGAGAATTATTGTTGATTTTAGGCTCAATTTTCTAtgtttctcttgttttctcatTGGAAAGTTATTATGGAAGGATTTCCGATGGTTTTGGTATGAGATATCGGTAATATTCTATGATTATTGTAGATCTAAAAGATTTGCCGTTTATTCAAAGTTATGGCAGCATTCAAGCACTGACTCAGAGTATCAGTAAGTCTGATAGACAGAATGATCTTGTAATTGCTGTAAGTATCCTCATTACCCTTATTGTTAGATGTATTTGTCAAATATAACATGTTTCCTTGCTGCATATGGGCTTTCTAAGAGAAATCTCCCAAAAGGCCATCTAACACCAGCTACCATATATAGTTTCTGGCATTTTGAAGTTTAACCTCCCTATATAGTCTTAAAATGTTGCAAAAAACAGCCCTACGAGGGACTCTTGATTTCAGCGCTGAGTACAGTATTTTCAGTTCAATGTCTATCTCAGATAGTATATTGTGCTAGAAGTCTTTGTGGATTTCATAAGCGCTACTGCCTAATCAGTGTCTGTTGTTCTCTATTGTTGGGTGTAGTCATATGTGCTCGGCGAGATACCATCTCTAAAGGACAGAATTACTGTTGTACGTCAACTCTGGGATCTTACTGGGGATGTCCTGGTAAGTTTATTCAGATCCATGTATGTGCATACCGGTTTAGCAAGGGTATATAGCACTCTTAGGAACTATGATTGCTTTCAGAACTTCCTGAGAGCCATGGTGATTAGATATCTTTTCAATGCATGATCTCTGAGGATAGAAAGACATATCTAGGGTCATCTTTTCATGCACATAGCAGATGATATTGGCATAAAATTCCAAATGGACTTAGTATATCTGAGTTCATTTTTAGGTGCCATCGTCACATGTTTCTATCAAGCCAGAAATGACAGTGGAATACTAGTTGAATTAAGTAACTCATGGAGTTTACTTTACCCTGAACTGTGAAATTGAAGCTTTGTTATCTAGTAAGGAGCCAAGTTTTTGTAGATTGACTCGAGTATTTGGGATCTTTTCCTTCTGGGgaacaaaagaaattgcaaaCAGTTGGGCTGTTTTTGGGTACCAAGTGATTGAGTTTAACAAGCTATATGTGGATATTATGCTGTTCAAGCCAACTTAGTTGGTCTAGCAATTTATGCTTCCCAAGATAGGTTGAAGTAGATGCTCCTTGTCAGAAAGTTAACATATTTGCTTTGGAACAGATTCTTATTGAACCTGGAACACCAGAGGGATCTAATATCATATCCCAAATGCGATCTCATATTTTATGGATGGAAAGCAGGGTGAGAGTGCTTTTGATTGATACTGCTTTAGGCTTCTTATTGGCACAACTGTTTTATCCCGACTCACATATAGTTTTGTCAAATAACTTTCACAGAAGATCCGCAAGTTGGAATCTGCATCTCATAAATCATCTAAGAGCTTGATAACGATGAAAAGTGGTGCATTCATCGTTGCTCCTGTGAGTTAGATACTGATATCCTTTCTATATTTCCTGGGAGATTTTCTATCGCGTTAGTGATGCTGTTTGAGAGTAAATTTTTTAAGTACCTGTCTTGTTCATTACTTGTGTTGTTACTGCAGTGTCCACATGATGGGCGTTGCCCACTATATAATACAGGAAAATATTGTCATTTTGTGCAACGGTTGGAGAGAACAACATCACAGCGAGCTTACAAGGTTGTTCTCTAAACTTGGTTCACCGTGCCTTCATGACTTGTCTCAAAAGTGGGTTTAACTTGGACGAATTATTGAAAAACATGTTGATCATGTTGCTGTAGTTCTTCTAGGTTCATGCTGTATCTCTTGATCCATTAATGTATCAAGGGAACCGGGTTTCATCATTCTGTGACGTCTAATAGATAATCATTTTGCCATCTGATGAACTCTTGAATTTCCTACAACTTCTTCGATCATGCAATTTGTTTGCATTCGTTGGACTTTAGAATCATAGGCACTTTCTTCTAATTCTGTTTCATATCCTTGTTTCGAAAAAAATTGGACTGTGTTAAGAATCTACTTCTCATTATAGCTTGCATGAGCACTATAGTTTCTTGAGTCTACAATGTTCTGTATCCACTTCTAATATACTGCCAATATAACTTTTTAGTATATGTTTCCAGCTCTTGTTATGACATAGGATGAGGAATTTTTCTGACAATTGTAAATCAGGTCCTTATTAATCTCGTATTGGTAACTAATTCAGTTTCCAATAGGTGTAGAAATTTGTTTAGATTTTGTTTTACATGCAATTCCATATCTTGTTTGGTCTTCGGTCGAAGAAGATTGCTTTTGAAGTTCAGAAGCACTTTTCTACTAAGTCTAGCTATTAAGTGTGAGTGACTAAAAATCTTAGATTTTGACCCCTAGTCTTGTTTGCCATTAGCCACCAATGGATGCTTTATCAGCTGCTTACAACTTTTGCTTTCTGCTTCTATATTTTTCTTACTTAATTCACCGAGCAttagtttcaaaaaaaaaaagtactaattGAATATCTGTAGATGCcgtttctttttcatttcatttcatcatTGTGGACCTCTTCTTTCTTTATCTAGAAGCTATCTCAGTATTAGTAACATAGAGGTGGTCCACTCTCCTTACCTTCGTGTGGTTGATCTTTTAGAGATCCAGGGGCAAGCCTTTGCGTGGTTATGAAGATGAGAAATTCAGTTATGTTGCTTTCAGAAGAGGACGACGACCAAGGTAAGCACTATTGCAATCTTATTATTGATGAGGGGATCATATAACAATAGTTAAGAAACCTCAAATACAAGTGAGAGTAAACTAAAGAGGAGAATCCGTCAGTCAATTCCTAGTCTCATAGTTTAAATCATCAAGAAGCACTCAAAGGTCATTGGCGTTCTGTTTTTAGTTTGTGTCATCCATACTTTTTGAATTGGTAATTCAGTCAGTCGTAGGAGGATCTCAATAATTTTTGTAGTTATTCGGTAACTACAACTTGCTTGGGTGATTTTATACATGTAACTTTCCAGAACATTAGAAGCATATGCATATTTTGATATACCCAGTCTTGTTGAACAGATACAGCTTCTCATTTTACTGCCATTGATAGGGAGAGTAATTTTACATGATAGCAGTTTTTCAAAACCTGCCCTTTAGAAGCCCACGTATTGGACGACTTTTGGATGTCTTTTTTCCTGCGGAAAACTTCTGTGTTGTACCTAATATTCATCTCTCTCCCTAtctcccctcccccccccctctctctctctctctctcttccgcTTAAAATGTCTCTTTGCGAGCTTATGTAAGCTCATAATTTCTGAAGCAGAGAACCCTGGCCGCTGGATGGTATGAAATTTGACACGTTGAAGGAGCAACATGCTAAAAGAAGTCCTGAGGATTTAGAGATTGATTATGGTACTTTTGTCTCCTCCTGTGTTAATCTTCAACTTTATTAATATTCAAAATTCTGTTTAGAGAATTTTGTACTATGAATAGAACAAGAGTACGGAAGAATGTAAAACCTCCGATCATATTGCGTTTGTGCTACAACCTTTTGTTCTTTTTACTGGCTAGCTTAGCCATGAACTCTTTTTAAAAGGCCTAATCTCGTATTGCAGAGGACCAAATTGAGTCGGAAGTTGACGATGATGAGCAGGAACAAGATCTCGTTTCCTACAATTCTGACGTTACAGAAACTGATGCCATtactgatgatgatgatgatgatagtGGGGAAGAAGCAGAAGAAAGAGGCCGTGCTGATGTTGGTAGCGGCTGGGGAAGAATCATTTATTCTCCAATCAGGAGAGGGAAGCGGGTTGAGATGGATGTCTGCCGGGCAATCAATCGGGATGGTACTGAAGGCTCATTCGATCACGTTGTTGTTACACAGAGTAAAAACCCAACGCTGCACCATCAGGCACGAAGATCCCTCTGGGGAGATTTGTGGCCATTTTGAAATGGTATCAAGTTTTTGggaatatatataaattattattattattattttctctcGTAGATGTAGATGTAAAGTAATTCGTGTTGTATGATGGTGATCAGGCGTTGAGCTAAAAGAAAATGTACTGTGTATCAAAGTTTCGTATGCCTGATCTCCCTGATCCAAAGAAGAACTATTGTACAGAAAACTTGTACtaggattctttttttttttgggtatcaCCTGAAATCAAAGTCCAATATCATTATTGGACGCCCAAGAACTCTCAAGGATCGCACCCCCGCGTGAATGGTCCAGCGGCAGCGCCTCTCACCAGTGAATCTTGAGATCATAAGTTCGAGTCTCCGCTCCGCTGGATTTCTCCGCGCACTTAACGTGTTCGGGCCAGGTTGGGGCGCCGGGTCCGGGTCGCAGgagattagtcgggccccgtaaggattgatcCAGACAtcctgtgtcgacaaaaaaaaaaaaaaagaactctcAAGGATCGGACAATGAATACGAGTGAGTGATGGGGTAACTTGATGTATCAGTACCACTGGCCTCTTAAATTTTATGACCTTTCTTCATTCACTCGCTCGctggtttcctttaattttcttttttttttttaatctggTTTCTTTTTATTGGGGAGTGTCCTTATTTCCCGTCTTTCCATCGGgaatattttattattgttcTTGTGACCACGGTTGGTACTTATTTGGCCAGACTGGAATCGTACCCTGCGTACGTACTTGCGACaatattcattcattcattagtgtgtgtgtgtgtgtgtgatggTAATTGTGATCTTACGGATCTGTCGCTGAATTACGTACTCTGTAGTTTGTATTAATTGTTTGTATTTGACGGAAATGCTTAGATTAATTAATAATATGCCATGTTTGAAGATGTATACAACACAACACATACGTTAATTCATTAAAGTCATGCATGCACATTGGAAAGAGCAGACCAAAATCGGCAGCACTGTATTATTTACcatgcccccccccccccgccctCCGGGGGCGCAACGATATTTATTAGACTAATAATTGGACGATTAGACTAATAATTGGACGAAACTTGTTTTACAAAAATTACTTAACCTTCTCTTTATTAGATTAGATGTGCAATATCAATCTTGCGAATCTTGCTCCTTATGACTTCGcctttttttgtgtgtttttttaaTAAACCCATGATGACATTAACGAGGAAGCAAAGGTACAGCGGTCACAATTTTATATCAATAATAAAATCATGAAACAGCGACGATACAATATACTAAAATATTTTATGGACAATGGTCTGACATAGGCGATCCAATGTGGACCTTTGTAGCTTGTTATCAttcatttattattttgttaGTATTAGGACTCAGATGGAGTAGCAGACTAGtagttattttttttgttctatGTATAAATATCTAATGGGATGGAGGAATCAAGTGGCCCTTGACAATCCGGAACACCACTGCATGTTTCCCTCATTTGTCTCTCACGGCGATGTCATGAAAAATGATTAATACATAGTCCACCGCACCGTAATTATAAAGAAAAGCATTTTCTTAGGTTGATCACTGAGGACGGCTCAGGAGCCGCCTGCACAGTTCACAATAATGGCGCTttgataaattattttttattcttttttaattgatttttgcTGAATAAATTAAACAAGGCAGATCACATGtgcatgcatatatatatatatatatagatatatatatcaagctAAGCTGCCTTTTGAAAAAGTAGCATGGATCCCAGTGACCAGCCAGCCAATTCAGAGGAGGATGGAGGACCTAATTTTTAGTGGGGGAGGATCTAATCAAATCGAGTCGAACTTGAGTATTACCTACTCGAACTCAattcaattgaaaaatatagGTATTCGACTACTTTGTTTTAAAGTTTGTTAGTTTTTTAAGgtataaattaagaaataacacatttagaaaaaaaaaaaaaaaagaagaataagcCAGAGGGCTCAAATCTAAAGCCTTTCACTTGTACTTCCTTTCCTTCCAACCATCCAACCCATCTCTCACCCCCATCATAAACCACACTTTAGTTAGTgttgcaaaaaagaaaaaaaaatactttacTATTCATTGATCAATTAGCACCTTAGTTCATTTTAATTGATAATATTTCATTCTGAATCAAATTATAAGCCAATATCCTTGTGAAAACGgcatcattaaaaaaaatgatatgtGAATGCTAGCCTTCGATCTCTGTCTAATTGTAACTCTGTGGCCTTTAATTTGTGTATCTATTAATTCTTCTTCAAATAGTGGTAAAACAAATTTTGTCTTCACCATATCTCATAGATTATTTACTACCAAATAAGTCTAAAATTTAACAGCCTAATTTTGGTAAGTATCATTACCAAAAGTTGAAacatttgacaaaaaaattcCTTCCTATCATAGCTTTGAACTGACAAAGGATCTTCACCAAATGCACTCACTCTCAAAAAGGAACCTTCTCCAAATGTAGGGATGGCAACGAGGGCGAGCACCCGCGGGGGGTCATTGGGGCGGGGGTTGGAGCGGGGGGTGGgagggaattttttccccccgtttAGAAATAGGACGGGGGGCGGGGGCCCCGCCCCACCACCAATttgaaaaactatatatatatatgtacataattatatatataatgatatttttaattatactactaattatacatgcctattaataaaaattattaattatttatactaaatttattaatatatttatgttaaattcctaactacacttaatacaataacacttttttctaaaaaaaatacaataataatttagtgattgtatttgtatcaaaagtgaaaacttgattattttagttatatttgttttatcatattatATTGCATTCAAATAacctttgtttaattatttttatgagtttcaatagTAAAGttataatgaataataatttggtgatgtgttaacattttagtacttgattatttgctcaaatttaattataatgaaattatataataaaatttaatgaaatttaattttagtacttcccccgcgggggaagcggggcgggaCGGGGGCGGGAGGAATTAAAATGCAACAGGGCGGGGATGGGGCAGGGGACAAAATGCAACGGGGGCGCAGTTGTACCCCCCCTCCCCTTTTTTCAAGGTGTACCATAATCCTGCTTGTATTACTATTTCAATATTTTGTTATGCTCAACTTGTTCTCGAtgtagaagtttttttttttttatcagtaatgatacatttatataaaatacTCTATCATAATCTAGAGTATAGTAGGAGTCTTAGGAGGTTAGTGAgtatacagacccaactagaCCAAAGAAGTGCTATAGCACAacccttagatttttttcgctACAAGTGAGATTTGAACTCTCACTTACAACCCAAGAAGAGACTTAAGCTTCTCTTTGGTCCCAAGAAGAGACTTAAGCTTCTCTttggtggccactgagccattggcccaGTGGTTGACGTAGAAGTTGATATGTTTGGCTAtagctttttgttttttttttgggttagaagTGAACAAAATGTTTGTTGTACTATGCTGATGTCTTTTCCCTGGGAAGGTGTACGCCGGTTCATTAGCACGTGGAACACAAGAACTCGTCTGATTAATCATTCCACAAGGACCACAACCCTTtattaaataacaaaatcaatcgcTTTACAGTACCATCtgaaaataaatttataaagCACAGGCCCCACTGATCACAATACCAACAGAAATGTTCTGAAAATaagtgaaaaggaaaaggaggtaAAACTAATCATGAAcattaagataagattaaatttaaaaaaaaaaactcatcaTGAACATTGCGGGACTCAGGC from Coffea eugenioides isolate CCC68of chromosome 8, Ceug_1.0, whole genome shotgun sequence encodes the following:
- the LOC113780969 gene encoding methyltransferase-like protein 17, mitochondrial, with protein sequence MASSVSGTIVPRFTADTLRSAAKLSQGCHVVPVGLRRAIKKYIREKEDPHMKRKVLSLSESFHEVKEVNLLLPTSTSKELVEDPLKSMQSSKRWKIKSAYGDIGLKYRDDETIAYVASRMPAVYAACYRVLSEVKRRLPDFSPAKVLDFGAGTGSAMWALREVWPKSMEKINLIEPSQCMQRAGQRLIKDLKDLPFIQSYGSIQALTQSISKSDRQNDLVIASYVLGEIPSLKDRITVVRQLWDLTGDVLILIEPGTPEGSNIISQMRSHILWMESRKIRKLESASHKSSKSLITMKSGAFIVAPCPHDGRCPLYNTGKYCHFVQRLERTTSQRAYKRSRGKPLRGYEDEKFSYVAFRRGRRPREPWPLDGMKFDTLKEQHAKRSPEDLEIDYEDQIESEVDDDEQEQDLVSYNSDVTETDAITDDDDDDSGEEAEERGRADVGSGWGRIIYSPIRRGKRVEMDVCRAINRDGTEGSFDHVVVTQSKNPTLHHQARRSLWGDLWPF